In Arsenophonus sp. aPb, one DNA window encodes the following:
- the yhdP gene encoding AsmA2 domain-containing protein YhdP, which yields MKRLPKVLVAISTIIILIMALAIIGLRLFLPQINEYRSQLEGQLQTLTGIPFKIGHIEGEWVSFGPVLTISDVSVTTEKVDIKVKKVKFSLDIWRSLFSLHLRFRDIIFYQLNADCYKPLEFVSEGDFSHFDLDALDELFLKQFDYFTLKESRITFLTPSAEKRTLNIPELTWLNQNEYHRAQGFINLDNFQQQQDQDAIQIKLNLRNKNGVINEGTVYLQADNVNLRPWLSRWLRDSTGLQNAVFSLSSWIRIKESRIEGGQLQLHQGQANWRVDEQEHQLAVDDLLLTLHRQENGWLFNIPQLQHLKTDQQQWLEGQISLLYLPQSIADENLWRIRVNNIQLERLRSILPIFSFFTPEFISDWQKRQPKGQLLALALDITPDKPEKALIDVTWQDISWIRWKDLPTVSHFSGSLRGSQQGGVFSFNLNNSFIEYTPMFKAPLEISAGQGTIYWSEENNSRQIWSENLQLQAKSLSTTGDFRYLTTKDQPPILSILVGAQLTDAGDAWRYFPTTLMGKDLTDYLTKAIIAGHVDAATMVFHGDPADFPFKKNNGQFQVFAPLRDATFKYQPDWPTIFDLDIDLNFERNGLWMSAPNVKLGDATGLDLSASIADYSQSKLLIKSNISGDGKAIHNYFNYSPMEGSIGKALDAVKISGNISGKLMLDIPLEKNSGSVIASGQVDLKNNDVDITAIDSQLKQLTGRFYFRNGDLKSEKLQALWFGQPINLTFNTTNQRQNYQINVNVDGNWQAKKIAILPKSITRHLAGSAAWQGQVNIELPNQLKRNPTLSIALNSKLGQLNSKLPALDSQLLRQLGDMQIRASGDTRQLQIYGDVGQQVSFNSQWQFTGKQIRLLKGAIQPYIPKRVVLPDSPLIMINLPEINDSKWLSWLASFSSLNSAPKNYGKSFVIPDIAIVNLPKITFANQQWNNMVFTINKTAELTKIVAQSDMLKGSLTIPKQGNWQAKINYLYFNPETSSQQQNYVATNKVAQRYDISAWPNIDIYCSECWVAGYKLGELKAQIIRNRQTLILKEGSLINSATNLKISGIWQADQQNSTSIRGILKGNRFDDLAAYYGILVPIKQAPFKIDFDLNWATVPWQPDVSSLNGNLSFNLTKGAIAQMGGGGAGQLLRFVSFDALLRKLQLDFSDTFSDDFAFDSIRGRANIKNGILNTDDFYIDGLMADIAIHGKINLIRRDMNLEAIITPEISATVGVATAFAVNPLAGAAVFAATRVLGPLWSKISVIRYRITGSLEQPKIDETLRQLKENQQDDK from the coding sequence GTGAAACGACTACCTAAGGTATTGGTAGCCATAAGCACAATAATAATACTTATTATGGCATTGGCCATTATTGGATTACGTCTTTTTCTTCCTCAAATTAATGAATATCGAAGTCAACTTGAAGGACAACTTCAAACATTAACGGGAATACCGTTTAAAATTGGTCATATTGAAGGTGAGTGGGTCTCTTTTGGGCCAGTATTAACCATTTCTGATGTCAGTGTCACCACTGAAAAAGTAGATATTAAGGTAAAGAAAGTAAAATTTTCACTTGATATATGGCGTTCACTATTTTCTTTACATCTGCGTTTTCGCGATATTATTTTCTATCAATTAAATGCAGATTGTTATAAACCGCTAGAATTTGTCAGTGAAGGTGATTTTAGTCATTTTGATTTAGATGCTTTAGATGAATTGTTTTTAAAGCAATTTGATTATTTTACGCTGAAAGAAAGTCGTATCACTTTTTTGACGCCATCAGCAGAAAAAAGAACATTAAATATCCCTGAACTGACCTGGTTAAATCAAAATGAATATCATCGAGCACAAGGATTTATTAATCTTGACAATTTTCAACAGCAGCAAGATCAGGATGCCATTCAAATTAAACTCAATCTTCGTAATAAAAATGGTGTGATTAATGAAGGAACCGTTTACTTACAGGCAGATAATGTTAATTTGCGTCCTTGGTTAAGTCGTTGGTTACGTGATAGTACTGGATTACAGAATGCAGTATTTAGCCTTTCTAGCTGGATTAGGATCAAAGAAAGCCGTATCGAAGGGGGGCAACTACAACTGCATCAGGGGCAGGCAAATTGGCGGGTTGATGAACAAGAGCATCAGTTGGCTGTTGATGATTTATTGCTGACCCTGCATCGCCAAGAAAATGGTTGGTTATTTAATATTCCTCAGTTACAACATTTAAAAACCGATCAACAACAATGGCTTGAAGGTCAAATTTCGCTCCTCTATTTACCCCAATCAATAGCAGATGAAAATCTTTGGCGTATACGGGTTAATAATATTCAATTAGAACGATTAAGATCTATTTTGCCTATTTTCTCTTTTTTCACGCCTGAATTTATCAGTGATTGGCAAAAACGTCAGCCAAAAGGTCAACTCCTCGCGCTGGCATTGGATATTACTCCTGACAAGCCAGAAAAGGCGTTAATTGATGTAACCTGGCAAGATATTAGCTGGATACGTTGGAAAGATTTGCCCACAGTTAGCCATTTTAGTGGTTCATTGCGAGGGAGTCAGCAAGGTGGGGTATTTTCATTTAACTTAAATAACAGTTTTATCGAATATACGCCGATGTTTAAAGCACCATTAGAAATTTCTGCTGGACAAGGAACGATTTATTGGTCGGAAGAAAACAATTCACGCCAGATTTGGAGTGAGAATTTGCAGTTACAAGCAAAATCACTATCGACAACCGGCGATTTTCGTTATCTAACAACGAAAGATCAGCCACCGATATTAAGCATTTTGGTTGGCGCACAATTGACCGATGCCGGTGATGCATGGCGTTATTTTCCCACAACCTTAATGGGTAAAGATTTAACTGATTATCTGACAAAAGCAATTATTGCCGGTCATGTTGATGCTGCCACTATGGTTTTTCATGGTGATCCGGCTGATTTTCCTTTTAAAAAGAATAACGGACAATTTCAAGTTTTTGCGCCGCTACGAGATGCGACTTTTAAATATCAACCTGATTGGCCAACAATTTTTGATTTAGATATCGATCTTAATTTTGAACGCAATGGACTTTGGATGTCAGCGCCTAATGTAAAATTAGGTGATGCTACAGGGTTAGATCTTAGCGCCAGTATTGCCGATTATAGTCAGTCGAAATTATTAATAAAATCAAATATTAGTGGTGATGGAAAAGCGATCCATAATTATTTTAATTACAGCCCGATGGAGGGTTCGATTGGTAAGGCATTAGATGCAGTGAAAATAAGCGGTAATATTAGTGGTAAATTGATGCTAGATATTCCGTTAGAGAAGAATAGTGGCAGTGTGATTGCAAGTGGTCAAGTTGATCTTAAAAATAATGATGTCGATATTACAGCTATTGATAGTCAGTTGAAACAGCTAACAGGACGTTTTTATTTTCGTAATGGTGATTTGAAAAGTGAAAAATTGCAAGCTTTATGGTTTGGCCAACCGATAAATTTAACATTCAATACCACTAATCAGCGGCAGAATTACCAGATCAATGTTAATGTTGACGGTAATTGGCAAGCTAAAAAAATAGCCATTTTGCCTAAATCGATTACACGTCACCTGGCAGGTAGCGCAGCCTGGCAAGGACAGGTTAATATTGAATTGCCCAATCAGCTAAAGCGAAATCCAACCTTATCTATTGCGCTGAATAGCAAATTAGGCCAGCTTAACAGCAAACTTCCTGCTTTGGATTCCCAGCTACTAAGGCAATTAGGTGATATGCAAATTCGTGCCAGTGGTGATACCCGGCAATTGCAAATTTATGGTGATGTTGGTCAACAAGTTAGCTTTAATAGTCAATGGCAATTTACTGGCAAGCAAATTCGTTTACTAAAAGGGGCTATTCAGCCTTACATACCAAAACGCGTTGTTCTGCCAGATAGTCCGTTAATTATGATCAATTTACCTGAAATAAATGATTCGAAATGGCTTTCATGGTTGGCTTCGTTTTCTTCATTAAATTCAGCGCCAAAAAATTATGGTAAATCATTTGTGATACCGGATATTGCTATTGTTAACTTACCAAAAATTACTTTTGCTAACCAGCAATGGAATAATATGGTATTTACCATTAATAAAACGGCGGAATTGACAAAAATTGTTGCTCAGAGCGATATGTTAAAGGGAAGTTTAACTATTCCGAAGCAGGGTAACTGGCAAGCTAAGATTAACTATCTTTATTTCAATCCAGAAACTTCATCCCAACAGCAGAATTACGTAGCAACAAATAAAGTTGCGCAAAGATATGATATTTCAGCTTGGCCCAATATAGATATTTATTGCTCGGAATGCTGGGTTGCCGGCTATAAACTTGGCGAGCTTAAAGCGCAAATTATTCGGAATAGACAAACGCTTATTTTAAAAGAGGGATCGTTAATAAATAGTGCCACAAATTTGAAAATCTCTGGTATATGGCAGGCAGATCAACAAAACAGTACAAGTATAAGAGGGATATTAAAAGGTAATCGCTTTGATGATCTAGCTGCTTATTACGGCATACTAGTGCCTATTAAACAGGCACCCTTTAAAATTGATTTTGATTTAAATTGGGCAACAGTGCCATGGCAACCTGATGTTAGCAGTTTGAACGGTAATTTGAGTTTTAATTTGACTAAGGGAGCAATCGCTCAGATGGGTGGTGGTGGTGCCGGTCAGTTGTTACGTTTTGTCAGTTTCGACGCATTGCTACGTAAATTGCAATTGGATTTTAGTGATACTTTTAGTGACGACTTTGCGTTCGATTCCATTCGTGGCAGAGCTAATATAAAAAATGGTATCTTAAATACCGATGATTTTTATATTGATGGTTTAATGGCTGATATTGCAATACATGGCAAAATTAATTTAATTCGTCGTGATATGAATTTAGAGGCTATTATTACCCCTGAAATTTCAGCCACGGTAGGTGTTGCAACGGCGTTTGCGGTTAATCCACTAGCCGGTGCAGCCGTGTTTGCTGCGACTAGAGTATTGGGGCCATTATGGAGTAAAATATCGGTTATTCGTTATCGAATTACCGGTAGTCTGGAACAACCAAAAATTGATGAAACTTTGCGTCAATTGAAGGAGAATCAACAGGATGACAAGTGA
- the rng gene encoding ribonuclease G has protein sequence MVAELLVNVTPSETRVAYIDGGVLQEIHIEREAKRGIVGNIYKGRVSRVLPGMQAAFVDIGLEKSAFLHASDIMPHTECIAGDEQKNFHVRDIGELVRQGQDIMVQVVKDPLGTKGARLTTDITLPSRYLVFMPGASHVGVSQRIEGEEERERLKSIVELFCDENGGFIIRTAAEGVGDDELAQDAAFLKRLWSKIVERKKRHKSRMQIYGELALAHRIIRDFAGASLDRIRVDSKLTFVSLKDFIDEYVPEMTVKLELYQGPLPILDLYDVEKEIQRALERKVELKSGGYLIIDQTEAMTTIDINTGAFVGHRNLEETIFNTNIEASQAIARQLRLRNLGGIIIIDFIDMLDPEHRRRVLASLEQSLLKDRVKTTINGFSQLGLVEMTRKRTRESLEHVLCDECPTCQGRGTVKSVETVCYEILREIVRINRTIDANRFLVYASPAVVEALNGDESHVLAEVEIFVGKSVKVQIESLYSQEQFDVVMM, from the coding sequence ATGGTAGCTGAACTATTAGTCAATGTAACCCCCTCTGAAACACGGGTGGCTTATATTGACGGTGGCGTGTTACAAGAAATTCACATTGAGCGTGAAGCTAAAAGAGGAATTGTTGGTAATATTTACAAAGGTCGTGTGAGTCGAGTTTTGCCCGGTATGCAGGCGGCCTTTGTTGATATTGGCTTGGAAAAATCTGCTTTTCTTCATGCCTCTGATATTATGCCGCATACTGAATGCATTGCCGGTGATGAACAAAAAAACTTTCATGTACGTGATATTGGCGAATTGGTTCGGCAAGGGCAAGATATTATGGTACAGGTGGTTAAAGATCCGCTTGGAACAAAAGGCGCTCGTCTAACAACGGATATCACATTACCATCCCGTTATTTAGTATTTATGCCGGGCGCTTCTCATGTTGGCGTTTCCCAACGCATTGAAGGTGAAGAAGAACGAGAACGTTTGAAAAGTATTGTTGAACTATTTTGTGATGAAAATGGTGGCTTCATTATTCGTACTGCGGCAGAAGGGGTTGGTGATGATGAATTGGCTCAAGATGCAGCCTTCTTGAAGCGTTTATGGTCTAAAATTGTTGAACGTAAAAAACGTCACAAATCCCGTATGCAGATCTATGGTGAACTAGCTTTAGCACATCGTATTATTCGTGATTTTGCAGGTGCTTCATTAGACCGGATCCGAGTTGATTCAAAACTGACTTTTGTTTCATTAAAAGATTTCATTGATGAATATGTGCCTGAAATGACAGTAAAACTTGAACTATATCAAGGGCCATTACCAATATTAGACCTGTATGATGTTGAGAAAGAGATTCAACGTGCTTTAGAACGTAAAGTTGAATTAAAATCAGGTGGCTATTTGATTATTGATCAAACTGAAGCCATGACCACCATTGATATTAATACTGGTGCTTTTGTTGGTCACCGTAACCTAGAAGAGACCATTTTTAATACCAATATTGAAGCGTCACAAGCCATAGCGAGACAGTTAAGGTTACGCAACTTGGGTGGTATTATTATTATCGATTTTATTGATATGCTTGATCCTGAGCATCGTCGCCGTGTTTTAGCATCGCTGGAGCAATCATTATTAAAAGATCGGGTTAAAACCACTATTAATGGTTTTTCTCAATTAGGATTGGTAGAGATGACACGCAAAAGAACGCGTGAAAGCCTGGAACATGTTCTATGTGATGAATGCCCAACTTGCCAGGGTAGAGGAACAGTAAAATCAGTAGAAACAGTCTGTTATGAAATTTTACGCGAAATTGTTCGTATAAATCGTACTATCGATGCCAATCGTTTCTTAGTCTATGCTTCACCCGCGGTTGTCGAGGCATTAAATGGTGATGAATCTCATGTATTGGCGGAAGTAGAAATTTTTGTTGGCAAATCGGTCAAAGTCCAAATTGAGTCACTGTATAGTCAGGAACAGTTTGATGTCGTTATGATGTAG
- a CDS encoding Maf family protein, translating to MVNRIYLASASPRRRKLIEQLGWLFDIILPEISELWCEGETPSKYVIRLACEKSQAGVDMATKPYPVLGADTIVVNDGTILGKPKDENHAAQILRQLSGRTHQVMTAIAFSDKQKTLYDLVVTEVTLRQLTNKEIDQYILSGEPMDKAGAYAIQGKGGCFVRGIVGSYHAVVGLPLVETDELLTKFLALNNRKKSYGS from the coding sequence ATGGTAAATAGAATTTATTTAGCGTCAGCTTCGCCAAGAAGGCGTAAGTTAATTGAACAGCTAGGATGGCTATTTGACATTATTCTTCCTGAGATATCTGAATTATGGTGTGAAGGAGAGACACCCAGTAAGTATGTTATTCGTTTAGCATGTGAAAAATCACAAGCGGGTGTTGATATGGCAACGAAACCCTATCCAGTATTGGGGGCGGATACTATTGTTGTAAATGACGGAACTATTTTGGGTAAGCCTAAAGATGAAAACCATGCTGCGCAGATATTAAGACAACTTTCAGGTAGAACACACCAAGTGATGACTGCAATTGCGTTCTCAGATAAACAGAAGACATTGTATGATTTAGTTGTCACCGAAGTAACACTGCGACAATTAACAAATAAAGAAATCGATCAATATATCTTGTCAGGTGAGCCTATGGATAAGGCAGGAGCTTATGCTATCCAGGGTAAAGGTGGCTGTTTTGTTAGGGGGATTGTCGGAAGTTATCACGCTGTAGTCGGGTTACCGTTAGTTGAAACAGATGAATTATTGACTAAATTTCTAGCGTTAAATAATAGGAAGAAGAGCTATGGTAGCTGA